A single genomic interval of Vairimorpha necatrix chromosome 5, complete sequence harbors:
- a CDS encoding U4/U6 snRNA-associated-splicing factor (PRP24): MQKRTRYDATIDRRIKYIEQIIQSNVKYVQYKNIDSDLLNFPNINYIRDTSVVYCKTQCSKRQLLDYISKFGEYESIRQYEEYEITFKNIQDADLCAISSNEFFLFKKVFIFTSFDILKELAIKKKIPVNGFYNENLPLDYYKLIIGPLENDTNEIRFNLLKKSLNDISPLFGLKRCINKLYVAVIFKEQPLVERIVEVLSKIKIKNNEKFSIKFAYENCLITDIPEIFNIPFVSSMEPTRVVFLFNANVPKSFILDNFPNENLQIVTLKYLTLIKCSTLELSAQIYDKFGGLGYYESTIISGYFPEFNFEIGDY; encoded by the coding sequence ATGCAGAAGAGAACTCGCTATGATGCCACGATAGATCgaagaataaaatacatTGAACAAATTATACAATCTAATGTTAAATATGttcaatacaaaaatatagacTCTGATCTACTAAATTTcccaaatataaattatataagaGATACCAGCGTGGTGTATTGCAAAACTCAATGTAGTAAAAGACAGTTACTAGACTATATTTCCAAATTTGGAGAATATGAATCAATAAGACAATATGAAGAATATGAAataacatttaaaaatatacaagaTGCAGATTTATGCGCCATATCGtcaaatgaattttttttatttaaaaaagttttcatttttacatcttttgatattttaaaagaacttgcaatcaagaaaaaaattcctGTTAATGGTTTTTACAATGAAAACTTACCTTTAGATTATTATAAGCTTATCATTGGACCTTTAGAAAATGATACTAATGAAAttagatttaatttattaaaaaaatctcttAATGATATTTCACCTTTGTTTGGTCTAAAAAGATGTATAAATAAGTTATATGTTGCTGTAATATTCAAAGAACAGCCTTTAGTAGAGCGAATAGTAGAagttttatcaaaaatcaagataaaaaataatgaaaaatttagtaTCAAATTTGCATATGaaaattgtttaataaCTGACATAccagaaatatttaatattccATTTGTTAGTTCGATGGAACCCACCAGGGTcgtgtttttatttaatgcAAATGTTCcgaaatcttttatattggACAATTTTCCAAATGAAAATCTCCAAATAGTTACgcttaaatatttgactTTAATAAAATGCTCTACGCTTGAGTTAAGTGCGcaaatttatgataaatttgGTGGACTAGGTTATTACGAAAGTACAATTATTTCTGGATATTTTCCAGAATTCAATTTTGAAATAGGTGactattaa